One genomic window of Oncorhynchus kisutch isolate 150728-3 linkage group LG26, Okis_V2, whole genome shotgun sequence includes the following:
- the LOC109870777 gene encoding uncharacterized protein LOC109870777 — protein sequence MKMMECNVWMTAVLLSLYLSDHVLTEQLPNCKDRPLYIQRVSLHSRVSISCPNTTGEDLSFHLSLNQSLVHTTVLERNQIHTRTNRTDTWAQFYLVDQNRNQNLINRYVFTVNSTGLYTCIAERMRSPLPYQEDSVQTLLIEEKQCLTHRDPLANQHQDPLANQNCAEVSKPLPLCPLLVGCGFLLYSIIITIIAIVLWRKLKKEVSVQSDYVNMKPGEKTRPKRVQHPVTRRF from the exons ATGAAGATGATGGAATGTAACGTATGGATGACAGCGGTCCTTCTGTCGTTATACCTTTCAGATCATGTACTTACGGAACAACTTCCCAACTGCAAAG ACAGACCACTGTACATCCAGCGTGTGTCTCTCCACAGCAGAGTGTCCATCTCCTGCCCCAACACGACAGGAGAGGATCTGAGCTTCCACCTGTCGTTGAACCAGTCCCTCGTTCACACCACAGTGCTTGAGAGGAACCAGATCCACACCAGAACCAACCGAACCGACACCTGGGCCCAGTTCTATCTAGTTGACCAAAATCGGAACCAGAACTTGATCAACCGCTATGTGTTCACGGTCAACAGCACAGGCCTGTACACCTGCATAGCGGAAAGGATGAGGTCTCCTCTGCCTTATCAAGAGGACTCTGTTCAGACTCTACTGATTGAAG AGAAGCAGTGCTTGACACACCGAGATCCACTGGCGAATCAACATCAAGATCCTCTGGCCAACCAGAATTGTGCAGAGGTTTCTAAACCCCTCCCCCTGTGTCCATTATTGGTGGGATGTGGGTTTCTTCTCTACAGCATCATCATCACGATCATCGCCATCGTCCTCTGG AGGAAGCTGAAGAAGGAAGTGTCTGTTCAGAGTGACTACGTGAACATGAAACCTGGAGAGAAGACGAGGCCCAAGAGAGTCCAGCATCCAGTCACCAGGAGATTCTGA